From the genome of Haloarcula limicola, one region includes:
- a CDS encoding CDP-2,3-bis-(O-geranylgeranyl)-sn-glycerol synthase produces MDVFGVVVTAVWVMLPAYVPNNAAVLAGGGRPIDGGRTMGDSRLLGDGKTWRGTLAGTLAGLTLAILLSVLAPAASDFVGHPLPTFPLRAGLGLAFGAMLGDVGASFLKRRSGRERGAAFPGLDQLDFVVGALACALVLAPSWFGATFTVPVLVAILLLTPLLHVLTNGIAYALGLKNEPW; encoded by the coding sequence ATGGACGTCTTCGGTGTGGTTGTGACGGCGGTGTGGGTGATGCTGCCCGCGTACGTGCCCAACAACGCGGCGGTGCTCGCCGGCGGGGGCCGGCCGATCGACGGCGGACGGACGATGGGCGACAGCCGACTGCTCGGCGACGGCAAGACGTGGCGCGGGACGCTCGCGGGCACGCTCGCGGGACTGACGCTGGCGATACTGCTCTCGGTGCTCGCGCCCGCGGCGAGCGACTTCGTCGGCCACCCGCTCCCGACGTTTCCGCTGCGCGCGGGCCTCGGACTGGCGTTCGGGGCGATGCTCGGGGACGTCGGAGCGTCGTTTCTCAAGCGCCGGAGCGGTCGCGAGCGCGGGGCCGCTTTCCCGGGGCTCGACCAGTTGGACTTCGTGGTCGGCGCGCTCGCCTGTGCGCTCGTCCTCGCGCCGTCGTGGTTCGGCGCGACGTTCACCGTCCCCGTGTTGGTGGCGATCCTCCTGCTCACGCCGCTGTTACACGTGCTGACGAACGGCATCGCCTACGCGCTCGGGCTGAAGAACGAGCCCTGGTGA
- a CDS encoding PQQ-binding-like beta-propeller repeat protein has protein sequence MMNRRAFGLLVLATIAAVAAAPVTGAPGVDGWESYAGSERNTGAAASLSPLESPTDDWNRAPGGDVAASPVIADEQVFVATGKFVNAHALGDGTRQWTRDVENQRYDALAVADGTVYASTADGVTALGTADGDERWSTALSGAPFGPPTVHDGVLYVGSADGTLYALDADTGDAAWTYDAGASLSTTSPAVADGTVYAGDRNGTLHAVGIDGSSLWTESVAGERLTSPAVTDGSVYVGAADGTVAAYAPDGTRRWTTALGDAVRYSPVVTADVVYAATAAGDVVALDDADGGATAWTVDVPATGDSGVSMSLHGETLVTATDAGAVHGISTDGTRLWTRELSGSTVSPPALVDGTVIIGTDAGEVYALTDESATSGSDGSTESGATATETASSDGGTSGGNAPPSGGSDGGAGGGGGTGGAGGGATDDGATGGLQEDGATATPSGETTAAPDGTRGSTGDSATATAVQPTPNSGVTTERASESAVGTESDSGKSTGTTARATAATDGLTGSPVETTDASGPGFTAALAALAVLLAGLLARRR, from the coding sequence ATGATGAACAGACGAGCGTTCGGACTCCTCGTGCTAGCGACGATCGCGGCCGTCGCGGCGGCCCCGGTCACGGGCGCCCCGGGCGTCGACGGATGGGAGAGCTACGCCGGCAGCGAGCGCAACACCGGTGCCGCCGCGTCGCTGTCGCCGCTGGAGTCGCCGACGGACGACTGGAACCGCGCGCCCGGCGGCGACGTGGCCGCCAGTCCCGTCATCGCCGACGAGCAGGTCTTCGTGGCGACCGGGAAGTTCGTCAACGCGCACGCGCTCGGCGACGGGACCCGTCAGTGGACCAGAGACGTGGAAAATCAGCGATACGACGCGCTGGCCGTCGCCGACGGCACCGTCTACGCGTCGACGGCCGACGGCGTGACGGCCCTCGGCACCGCCGACGGCGACGAGCGGTGGTCGACGGCGCTCTCGGGAGCCCCCTTCGGGCCGCCGACGGTCCATGACGGGGTCCTCTACGTCGGCAGCGCCGACGGGACGCTGTACGCTCTCGACGCCGACACCGGTGACGCGGCGTGGACCTACGACGCCGGGGCCTCCCTCTCGACGACTTCGCCGGCCGTCGCCGACGGCACCGTCTACGCCGGCGACCGCAACGGGACGCTCCACGCGGTCGGAATCGACGGGAGCAGCCTGTGGACCGAGTCGGTCGCCGGCGAGCGGCTCACCTCGCCGGCCGTCACCGACGGGTCGGTGTACGTCGGCGCGGCCGACGGCACCGTCGCCGCGTACGCGCCCGACGGGACGCGGCGGTGGACGACCGCGCTCGGCGACGCGGTGCGCTATTCGCCGGTCGTCACCGCCGACGTCGTCTACGCCGCGACCGCCGCCGGCGACGTGGTCGCGCTCGACGACGCGGACGGCGGCGCGACGGCGTGGACCGTCGACGTACCGGCGACCGGCGATAGCGGCGTCTCGATGTCCCTGCACGGCGAGACGCTCGTGACCGCCACCGATGCCGGCGCAGTCCACGGTATCTCGACGGACGGGACCCGCCTGTGGACACGGGAACTCAGCGGGTCGACCGTCTCGCCGCCGGCCCTCGTCGACGGCACAGTTATCATCGGGACCGACGCCGGCGAGGTGTACGCCCTCACGGACGAGAGCGCGACGAGCGGGAGCGACGGATCGACCGAGAGCGGGGCGACGGCGACCGAGACTGCTTCGAGTGACGGCGGAACGTCGGGTGGAAACGCGCCACCGAGCGGCGGGAGCGACGGCGGCGCGGGCGGCGGTGGCGGGACGGGCGGCGCGGGCGGTGGTGCGACCGACGACGGGGCGACCGGCGGCTTACAGGAAGACGGGGCGACCGCGACGCCGTCCGGCGAGACAACTGCCGCGCCGGACGGCACGAGAGGCTCGACCGGGGACTCCGCGACCGCTACCGCAGTCCAGCCGACCCCGAACAGCGGTGTGACGACCGAGAGAGCGAGCGAGAGCGCGGTTGGAACGGAGAGCGACAGCGGGAAGTCGACCGGCACCACCGCACGGGCGACGGCTGCGACCGACGGACTCACCGGATCGCCGGTCGAGACCACCGACGCCAGCGGCCCCGGCTTCACCGCCGCACTCGCGGCGCTGGCGGTGCTACTGGCCGGCCTGCTCGCGCGCCGTCGCTAG